One part of the Vicia villosa cultivar HV-30 ecotype Madison, WI linkage group LG6, Vvil1.0, whole genome shotgun sequence genome encodes these proteins:
- the LOC131613914 gene encoding F-box/kelch-repeat protein At3g06240-like, giving the protein MATQSPKLRCHHRRSNPSRPQILPNELITDILSRLTVKYLMQMKCVSKSWNTLISDPIFIKIHLNRSELNPQFSLISSHIDDHSFVPFPVSLLWENGIINTPHDSSYQLNNKNCTEIVGSCNGLVCLVGYSLNEINGYKKRWLRFWNPATRAISDKEGTVFYNYKYCKFTFGYDNSTQTYKVTALGSVVDRTLSETDVKVFSLGDNVWRTIHGLPAIPLQLYFGHEYDGVHLSNTINWLSIQDVFGRDDIVEQFVIISLDLSTETFTQLMPPENYDNHGGISPNICVMMDSLCFSYDKETEIFIWQMTKFGDEKSWSQFLKFSYHNVGVDYELGHPYIKLTPLHLSEDGDTLLLANDEKDSAILYNRRNNIAKKTRINNKICWFSIRAYVESLVPTC; this is encoded by the coding sequence ATGGCTACTCAATCTCCAAAGTTACGGTGTCACCACCGTAGGTCCAATCCATCACGGCCACAAATTCTTCCCAATGAGCTTATCACCGATATTCTCTCTCGGCTTACTGTCAAATATCTGATGCAGATGAAATGTGTGAGTAAGTCATGGAACACTCTTATTTCTGATCCTATATTCATCAAAATTCATCTTAATCGATCGGAATTAAATCCACAATTCTCATTGATATCTTCACATATCGATGATCACAGTTTTGTACCCTTTCCCGTTAGTCTATTATGGGAAAACGGTATTATCAATACTCCTCATGATTCTTCTTACCAATTGAACAACAAGAACTGTACTGAGATTGTTGGTTCATGCAATGGATTAGTATGCTTGGTAGGTTATTCTCTCAATGAGATTAATGGGTATAAAAAAAGGTGGCTTCGGTTCTGGAATCCTGCTACAAGAGCAATATCTGATAAAGAAGGGACCGTTTTCTATAACTATAAATATTGTAAGTTCACGTTTGGTTATGATAATTCAACTCAGACTTATAAAGTCACGGCGTTAGGTTCAGTTGTGGATCGTACTCTATCAGAAACTGATGTAAAAGTATTCAGTTTAGGTGACAATGTTTGGAGAACTATTCATGGGCTTCCTGCTATTCCTCTTCAATTGTACTTTGGTCATGAGTATGATGGTGTACATTTGAGTAACACTATTAACTGGCTGTCCATTCAGGATGTGTTTGGTAGAGATGATATTGTTGAGCAATTTGTAATAATATCGCTTGACTTGAGCACAGAGACATTCACACAATTGATGCCCCCTGAAAATTATGACAATCATGGGGGTATATCACCAAATATTTGTGTCATGATGGATTCCCTTTGTTTTTCTTATGATAAGGAAACTGAAATTTTCATATGGCAGATGACGAAATTTGGAGATGAAAAATCTTGGTCTCAATTTCTTAAGTTTAGTTATCACAATGTTGGAGTAGATTATGAACTTGGTCACCCGTATATTAAATTAACGCCGTTGCATCTTTCTGAGGATGGTGATACACTATTATTAGCAAACGACGAAAAAGACAGTGCGATTCTTTATAACCGGAGAAATAACATAGCAAAGAAAACTAGAATTAACAATAAAATATGTTGGTTCTCTATCAGGGCTTATGTCGAAAGCTTGGTTCCAACATGTTGA
- the LOC131613916 gene encoding F-box/kelch-repeat protein At3g23880-like → MQAVKMNIHPSHSQHSSNTSQSVFLPNELVTEVLSSLPVKSFMRMRCLSKFSNSLFTDPIFIRMHLLRSARNPHLALVTSKTKNVVPLPVCHLLENPLITLTDEPHYLMDDVCFNQSNSRVNHRVVGSCNGLICLLIFSILDQDITFRFWNPSTRTISKALGHLCFSSDRVNRRHHRVSQYRSLKFVFGYDNLTSTYKVVSLNFQPRNRITETKVFSLVDNVWRNIQNFPAAPLQFVYRFHPVYRFHHDYDGVYLSGTANWLGVFEYKVKSLENYVIISLDLGTETYTQMHLPHGFVEMPRVDPTIGVLMNRLCFSYDFRLTHFVIWQMMDFGVQESWTQFLQINYLDLQISSLDSIGYNFRDKELFMVPLYLSENDDRLILGSSLEEQAILYNMRDNSVERTRITNKIRWFLVKEYVGSLVSTSE, encoded by the coding sequence ATGCAAGCTGTGAAAATGAATATCCATCCATCTCACTCACAACATTCGTCCAACACTTCACAATCGGTGTTCCTCCCCAATGAGCTTGTAACTGAAGTACTTTCCTCCCTTCCTGTGAAATCTTTTATGCGAATGAGATGCTTGAGTAAGTTCTCTAATTCTCTCTTTACCGATCCTATTTTCATCAGAATGCATCTTCTTCGATCTGCTCGAAACCCTCACCTTGCACTTGTCACTAGCAAGACCAAAAATGTCGTACCCTTACCAGTATGCCATTTACTCGAAAATCCTCTGATCACCCTTACTGACGAACCTCATTACCTTATGGACGATGTTTGTTTCAACCAATCCAATAGCCGTGTCAACCATCGTGTTGTCGGTTCATGTAATGGATTGATCTGCTTGCTCATTTTTTCAATTTTGGATCAAGATATAACATTTCGTTTCTGGAACCCATCCACTAGAACAATATCTAAAGCATTAGGTCATTTATGTTTTTCGAGTGATAGGGTTAATCGACGCCATCATAGGGTTAGTCAATATAGATCTTTAAAGTTCGTATTTGGTTATGATAATTTAACCTCTACTTATAAGGTTGTGTCCCTAAATTTTCAACCTCGCAATAGGATAACCGAGACAAAAGTTTTTAGTTTGGTTGATAATGTCTGGAGAAATATTCAAAATTTCCCTGCGGCTCCACTTCAGTTTGTCTATCGCTTCCACCCTGTCTATCGCTTCCACCATGACTATGATGGTGTTTATTTGAGTGGCACTGCGAATTGGTTGGGTGTTTTTGAATACAAGgttaaatctcttgagaattATGTTATTATTTCTCTTGATCTGGGAACCGAGACATACACGCAGATGCATCTTCCTCATGgttttgttgaaatgcctcgagtAGACCCAACTATTGGTGTGTTGATGAATCGTCTTTGTTTTTCTTATGATTTTAGACTAACTCATTTTGTTATATGGCAAATGATGGATTTTGGAGTTCAAGAATCTTGGACACAGTTTcttcaaattaattatttggatctTCAAATTAGTTCTTTGGATAGTATTGGTTACAATTTTAGAGATAAGGAATTATTTATGGTGCCATTGTAtctgtcggagaatgatgatagATTGATATTAGGTAGCAGTTTAGAAGAGCAGGCAATTCTGTATAATATGAGAGATAACAGTGTCGAAAGAACTAGAATTACCAATAAAATAAGATGGTTCCTTGTCAAGGAATATGTGGGAAGCTTGGTGTCAACCTCTGAATAG
- the LOC131613917 gene encoding F-box/kelch-repeat protein At3g06240-like, with protein MHLNRSELNPQFSLISSRNYGDYSFVAFPVSLLWENRSIDIPSDPYYQLNDKNCDEIVGSCNGLVCLAGYSPNKRWLRFWNPATRAISDQLGTIFFTFKYFNFTFGYDNSTETYKVVLLGSNLDHPETKIVKVFCLGDDVWRTIYGFPAIPFQLEYGHEYDGVYLRCTINWMAFQSVYDRDDVIEEFVIISLDLSTETFTQLMPPENYDNVGDIIKPPNICVLMDSLCFFYDKETEFFIWQMTKFGDEKSWSQFLKFSYHNVGIDFELGHPRIKLTPLHLSEDGDTLLLANHRQDSAILYNCRNNIAKKTRINDKICWFSIRDYVESLVPTC; from the coding sequence ATGCATCTTAATCGATCGGAACTAAATCCACAATTCTCACTTATATCTTCGCGCAACTACGGTGATTACAGTTTTGTAGCATTCCCTGTTAGTCTATTATGGGAAAACCGTAGCATCGATATTCCTAGTGATCCTTATTACCAATTGAATGACAAGAACTGTGATGAGATTGTGGGTTCTTGCAATGGACTAGTATGCTTGGCAGGTTATTCTCCCAATAAAAGGTGGCTTCGGTTCTGGAATCCTGCTACTAGAGCCATATCTGATCAATTAGGGACTATTTTctttacatttaaatattttaatttcacttttggTTACGATAATTCAACTGAAACTTATAAAGTGGTGCTGCTCGGTTCAAATTTGGATCATCCGGAAACCAAAATTGTGAAAGTCTTCTGTTTAGGTGATGATGTTTGGAGAACTATTTATGGTTTTCCTGCTATTCCTTTTCAATTGGAATATGGTCATGAGTATGATGGTGTATATCTGAGGTGCACTATTAACTGGATGGCATTTCAGAGTGTGTATGATAGAGATGATGTTATTGAGGAATTTGTAATAATTTCGCTTGATTTAAGCACGGAGACCTTCACACAGTTGATGCCCCCTGAAAATTATGACAATGTTGGCGATATAATAAAACCACCAAATATTTGTGTGTTGATGGATtccctttgttttttttatgataaGGAAACTGAATTTTTCATATGGCAGATGACGAAATTCGGAGATGAAAAATCTTGGTCTCAGTTCCTTAAATTTAGTTATCACAATGTTGGAATAGATTTTGAACTTGGTCACCCACGGATTAAATTAACGCCGTTGCATCTTTCTGAGGATGGTGATACACTATTATTAGCAAATCACAGACAAGACAGTGCAATTCTTTATAACTGCAGAAATAACATAGCAAAGAAAACTAGAATCAACGATAAGATATGTTGGTTCTCTATCCGGGATTATGTCGAAAGTTTGGTCCCAACGTGTTGA